The stretch of DNA GATCAATAAAGCTATCTCGTTGCTTGATAGGTTTTTTCTATCAAAGTTCTTCATCTTGCACGAGCACTCTCGCTTCATGCAGCAAAGCCGAGACAAGCGGCGTGAAGGGCTCGCGATAAGGCGCAACAAGGCCGACCAGATGATGCGCCTCTGGCTCGACGATCGGGATCATGCGGATTTCCACTGGAAATCCGAAGGATTTTGCAACGTTGCGCGGCATGATGCTCGCCCAGCGTCCGGTCCTGACATGCGAGAACAGCACGATCATCGAGTTGGATTCGAGCGTCGGATGCGCTGTGGCGCCTGCTTCCGTCAAGTGGCGGTTGATGATGCGGCGGTTCTGCATGTCGGCAGTCAATAGACAAAGCCGAAGGTCGCCGATCTCCCGCCAGGTCACGTTGTCGCGATCAGATAGCGGGCTGCCGGCAGCCGTGATCAGATTATAGCGCTCGGCATAGAGGGGAACGGTCGTGACCCGGCCGAGCGGCTCGTTTTCGAGATAGGTGATGCCGGCATCGATTTCGAGGTTTTCAAGCATGCTCAGCACCTGCAGCGAATTCCGCGAGACGATCGAGAAGGTCACGCCGGGGTGCCGCTCCTGAAAGGGCGTGGTGATGCGCGACAGCATGGCAAGCGCGGTCGGAATGGCGGCGAGGCGAATGTGGCCGGAAAGGCCGCGGCGCGCGGCGCGCATCTCCTCGCGCATGGTGCGGGCATCGCCGACGATGCGCCGGGCCCATTCGAGCACACGCTGCCCCTCCGGCGTCAGCCCCTGGAACCGCGAGCCGCGCTGCACCAGCATGACGCCGAGCTGATCCTCGAGCTGCCGGATGGCGGCCGAAAGCGTAGGCTGCGAGATCCCGCACTCCTCCGCGGCGCGGCCAAAATGCTTTTCATTGGCAAGGGCGATGAAGAATTCCAGCTTGTCGATCATCCGGTCTCCCGATCCGGCATGACATCATCCGGGTCAGTTCATCTTTGACGCAGCAGCCGTGCTCTGCAAGGGCGATCTCTAGATCAGGATGATTTTAGGCCCGATCGGCCTAAAATCTGAATCCTGATCTAAATCAAAGAAATAGAGCATGATGTCGTCCGTAAACCGCGCACACTTTTCGGCATCATGCTCTAACTGTTTTCTGCAACCGGAAAAAGATCGAACAGCGATTCGAGGAAGGCAAGCACGCTGACATTGCCGATGCTGTAATAGACCAGCCTGCCCTGGCGGCGCGTATGGACCAGGCCTTCTAGCCTTAACCGCGCCAGCTGCTGCGAGACCATTGCCTGCTGGATGCCGAGGATATTTTCGATCTCACCCACCGTCCGCTCCTCGTTCGCCAATATGCAGAGGATCAGAAGTCGGGTCTGGTGCGCTAACGCTTTCAGCAGATCGCTCGCTTCGTGGGCTTTTCCAGCGAGTGTGTGCAATTCCTGGCCGGTCATCCCCGGCTCGGGTTTGGGCAACGGCATTCGGTATCTCGGAAGGTAGGCAATGAGGTAGATCAGCACAATAGCATATTCGCACAAGCGAATTGGTCAAAAGTGATGAAATGTCAAAAAAAGTCCAAACAAATCAGCAGATAAGCTGACCTCCATTGATCTCGATCACCTGTCCGGTGATGTAGCCCGAGAGCGAGGGAGCCGCCAGGAATAGGTAGGCCGGAGCACAATCCTCCGCCGTGCCGAGCCGCTGCAGGGGGATGGATTTTCTCGTCTGCTCCAGCTTTTCGCGCGAGGAATAGCGCTCATGGAAATCCGTCTCGATCGTGCCTGGCGACACGCAATTGAC from Rhizobium leguminosarum bv. trifolii WSM1325 encodes:
- a CDS encoding transcriptional regulator, LysR family (PFAM: LysR substrate-binding; regulatory protein LysR~KEGG: ret:RHE_CH03860 LysR family transcriptional regulator), which codes for MIDKLEFFIALANEKHFGRAAEECGISQPTLSAAIRQLEDQLGVMLVQRGSRFQGLTPEGQRVLEWARRIVGDARTMREEMRAARRGLSGHIRLAAIPTALAMLSRITTPFQERHPGVTFSIVSRNSLQVLSMLENLEIDAGITYLENEPLGRVTTVPLYAERYNLITAAGSPLSDRDNVTWREIGDLRLCLLTADMQNRRIINRHLTEAGATAHPTLESNSMIVLFSHVRTGRWASIMPRNVAKSFGFPVEIRMIPIVEPEAHHLVGLVAPYREPFTPLVSALLHEARVLVQDEEL
- a CDS encoding transcriptional regulator, ArsR family (PFAM: regulatory protein ArsR~SMART: regulatory protein ArsR~KEGG: rec:RHECIAT_CH0004142 probable transcriptional regulator protein, ArsR family) — its product is MPLPKPEPGMTGQELHTLAGKAHEASDLLKALAHQTRLLILCILANEERTVGEIENILGIQQAMVSQQLARLRLEGLVHTRRQGRLVYYSIGNVSVLAFLESLFDLFPVAENS